One Cucurbita pepo subsp. pepo cultivar mu-cu-16 chromosome LG20, ASM280686v2, whole genome shotgun sequence genomic window carries:
- the LOC111783600 gene encoding uncharacterized protein LOC111783600: MEVTSFCGSSRAASFVYSYPSKTNSRKQSLDLRSMAVDKPPPSAAKTVASTKKVNSTVFPLGEKGPRSSISLSTSPPIKLLTRVEQLKLLSKAEKAGLLSAAEKAGLSLSSIEKLGFLSKAEELGILSAATDPGTPGALLSLSLGLLLLGPSCVYLVPEESVWEIALQAAVALVSIVGGSAAFAASNLVSNLQRSN; encoded by the exons ATGGAGGTCACTTCTTTCTGTGGCAGCAGCAGAGCAGCTTCGTTCGTCTACTCCTATCCATCCAAAACGAATTCAAGAAAACAATCTCTTGATCTACGCTCCATGGCCGTCGACAAACCTCCACCTTCTGCTGCTAAAACCGTCGCCTCCACCAAGAAG GTCAACTCGACGGTGTTCCCTCTCGGGGAGAAAGGACCGAGGAGTAGCATCTCGCTCTCGACCTCGCCGCCGATTAAACTACTGACGAGGGTGGAGCAATTGAAGCTACTGAGCAAGGCGGAGAAGGCTGGCCTGCTGTCTGCGGCGGAGAAGGCCGGGTTGTCTCTGTCGTCGATtgagaaattagggtttctgtcGAAGGCTGAGGAATTGGGGATTTTATCGGCGGCGACGGATCCGGGAACTCCCGGGGCGCTACTTAGTCTGAGCTTGGGGCTGTTGCTATTGGGGCCTTCGTGCGTGTATTTGGTGCCGGAGGAGAGTGTTTGGGAAATCGCGTTGCAGGCGGCGGTGGCTCTGGTCTCAATCGTGGGCGGCTCTGCGGCATTTGCTGCGTCGAATTTGGTGTCCAATTTGCAGAGATCCAATTGA
- the LOC111783601 gene encoding mitochondrial import receptor subunit TOM5 homolog: MVDASSSVKKVKNFLFSGTANSVETVKSFYNSQVHDEEKWALNMKLLRAAGMFAGSILLMRNYGDLMAI, encoded by the exons ATGGTTGACGCTTCGAGTTCAGTGAAGAAGGTGAagaattttctgttttctggAACGGCGAATTCGGTGGAGACTGTGAAATCCTTTTACAATTCTCAGGTTCATGACGAGGAAAAGTGGGCTTTGAACATG AAATTGCTTCGTGCTGCTGGAATGTTTGCAGGATCCATCCTTCTCATGCGGAATTATGGTGATCTTATGGCAATATGA
- the LOC111783290 gene encoding transcription factor TCP13-like has protein sequence MTGRVNNMISKLKQEGVHVEAKQMEGKRKKGPSRQGPFLRGNPRIFRVSPLFGGKDRHSKVCTMKGLRDRRIRLSAPTAIQLYDLQNRLGLSQPSKVIDWLIDVTRFDIDKLPPLHFPKDFDPNASFLHHLDIADATAKAKHEETGMLLLQKLSPSPNHASFSALQLQTNAMTENCCHFDPPSFPFPLMDQANPASFSSPSEQLLFRPMTVPPEVSSYLPNGGN, from the coding sequence ATGACAGGAAGAGTAAATAATATGATCTCAAAATTGAAGCAAGAGGGCGTTCATGTTGAAGCAAAACAAATGGAGGGCAAAAGGAAGAAGGGGCCTTCAAGGCAAGGGCCATTTCTTAGAGGCAATCCAAGAATTTTTAGAGTTTCTCCTTTGTTTGGAGGAAAAGACAGGCACAGCAAAGTTTGCACAATGAAGGGCTTACGAGACAGAAGGATTAGGCTTTCAGCTCCCACTGCTATTCAACTTTATGATTTGCAGAACAGACTTGGCCTCAGCCAACCCAGCAAAGTCATAGACTGGCTGATTGATGTCACAAGATTTGATATTGATAAGCTTCCACCACTCCATTTTCCAAAAGATTTTGACCCAAATGCCTcgtttcttcatcatcttgaTATTGCAGATGCTACAGCGAAGGCCAAACATGAAGAAACTGGGATGCTTTTGCTTCAGAAGTTGTCTCCTTCACCCAACCATGCTTCTTTTTCTGCTCTTCAGCTTCAAACCAACGCCATGACTGAAAACTGTTGCCATTTTGACCCTCCAAGCTTTCCATTCCCATTAATGGATCAGGCCAATCCAGCTTCATTTTCCTCGCCTTCTGAGCAGTTGCTGTTCCGTCCAATGACGGTGCCACCCGAAGTTTCTTCTTACCTTCCTAACGGTGGAAATTAA
- the LOC111783028 gene encoding protein LONGIFOLIA 1-like, whose translation MAAKLLHSLADENPDLQKQLGCMTGILQLFDRQHILDGRHMKHKRLPPGTSHLDIGSTGKEYNVLQRDATIVSLNESFNEKQRFNKELSRASFSSCSSSLSSSEYNKTAPSQASSFDQILLSRTPSRDSVANQSNTSPRVGKQHLDLRDVVKDSMYREARTLSVKTPSNEELLSRSMKHRDSPRPSQLSQSADGACKVDTNWKQKMPIDLKESLLVLAKLRDAPWYYNEAIEHERPFHEVKNGSSPSFSRDAPRFSCDGREVDRLCFESRDTIRSAPKFKDFPRLSLDSRESSIQDSKSVSNSIRLSKNLHGSDPSDPPKPSGSRKHPPSVVAKLMGLEALPGSPLASDTQVKGDPFVSSLDGTSSIRPIRTYDSPRNTLKGPTSPRWKNPDLVMKPIPNSKFPVEVAPWRQPDGGRASHKPTLKHAKGLAASSDHFPSVYSEIEKRLEDLEFKHSGKDLRALKQILDAMQPKGLLDTRNEEEPNNSGTQRDNEPKRESASVNSRLINEQSRKKNQKAATTSRPDSSRCRESPIVIMKPAKLVEKSGIPASSVIRIDGLPGFPKLEKASHGKRNTNGSRAIKDTSPETSHKDSGASSTKKKDNAKNVRPTHSSSKPQQNTISSIKTSGSVSPRLQQKKVEQDKRSRPPTPPSDTSKTRWKSNRKGTDSGSPVGKPRVKPSHVCQMDDQSSEISNESRTLSNQGDDISQLSDSNLSLDSKTDIEVTSSELPSDINGSHILQMKTSKDSDSRLTENAELATPAPEHPSPISILDASIYRDNEPSPSPSPVKQTKTLKGNRELGSANCGEYQWSATDNSVEPGLSTEINRKKLQNIDNLVQKLRRLNSHYDEAKTDYIASLCENTDPDNRYISEILLASGLLLRDLGSGLATFQLHPSGHPINPELFFVLEQTKTGSLLRKDDCSSHKVTDSKLSQEKAHRKLIFDVVNEFLGRKLSVVAASTEPWTTSRKLATKTLSAQKLLKELCSEIEQLQTKKPECNFEDEDDGLKNILKEDVMQRSESWTDFYGDISNVVLDAERLIFKDLVDEIVYVGAAHSRAKSGRRRQLFT comes from the exons ATGGCTGCAAAGCTTCTGCATTCTTTAGCTGATGAAAATCCAGATCTGCAGAAGCAATTAGGATGCATGACTGGGATTTTGCAGCTGTTTGATCGTCAGCATATACTGGATGGAAGACATATGAAGCACAAGCGCCTCCCTCCTG GCACTTCTCATCTAGATATTGGTAGCACAGGAAAAGAGTACAATGTCTTACAGAGAGATGCTACG ATCGTGTCCCTAAATGAGAGTTTCAATGAGAAACAAAGGTTTAATAAAGAATTATCAAgagcttctttctcttcttgcTCATCTTCCTTATCCTCTAGTGAGTACAACAAAACAGCTCCATCGCAAGCTTCGTCATTCGATCAGATACTCTTATCAAGAACGCCCTCAAGGGATTCTGTAGCAAACCAGTCAAATACCTCTCCTCGAGTCGGGAAGCAACATCTTGATCTTCGAGATGTTGTGAAGGATTCTATGTATAGAGAAGCCAGAACGTTATCAGTCAAAACGCCTTCTAATGAGGAACTACTGAGTCGTTCTATGAAGCATAGAGACTCTCCAAGGCCTTCACAGCTATCCCAATCTGCAGATGGGGCTTGTAAGGTTGATACAAATTGGAAACAAAAGATGCCTATTGATCTAAAGGAGTCTCTTCTAGTTCTTGCTAAGCTTCGAGATGCACCATGGTATTATAATGAAGCCATAGAGCACGAACGACCGTTTCATGAAGTGAAAAATGGATCTTCGCCATCATTCTCGAGAGATGCTCCTCGGTTTTCTTGTGATGGGAGAGAGGTTGATCGATTGTGCTTCGAATCACGAGATACCATTCGATCAGctccaaaatttaaagactTTCCAAGACTCTCATTGGACAGCAGGGAGAGTTCAATTCAGGATTCCAAATCTGTGTCAAACTCTATTAGACTTTCAAAGAACTTGCACGGTAGCGACCCTTCTGATCCTCCAAAACCGTCAGGATCTCGAAAGCATCCTCCTAGTGTCGTGGCTAAGTTAATGGGATTAGAAGCACTTCCAGGTTCACCTTTGGCTAGTGATACTCAAGTTAAAGGTGACCCTTTTGTTAGCTCATTGGATGGCACAAGCTCTATCAGGCCAATTAGAACTTATGACTCTCCTCGGAACACATTGAAAGGCCCGACTTCACCACGATGGAAGAATCCTGATTTAGTCATGAAACCTATACCAAATTCGAAGTTTCCGGTAGAAGTTGCGCCATGGAGGCAGCCAGATGGAGGTCGAGCCTCTCACAAACCTACTCTAAAGCATGCTAAAGGATTAGCTGCATCGTCTGACCACTTTCCTTCTGTTTATAGCGAAATCGAGAAAAGATTGGAAGACTTGGAGTTTAAACATTCAGGGAAAGATCTTAGAGCACTAAAACAGATCCTTGATGCTATGCAACCAAAGGGGCTTTTGGATACTAGAAATGAGGAGGAACCTAACAACAGTGGAACTCAAAGAGACAACGAACCAAAACGGGAAAGCGCTAGCGTTAATTCTAGGTTGATCAACGAACAAAGTCggaaaaagaaccaaaaggCTGCAACAACTAGCAGGCCTGATTCTTCTAGGTGTAGGGAATCTCCTATTGTAATCATGAAACCAGCAAAACTTGTAGAAAAATCTGGAATTCCAGCTTCATCTGTTATTCGAATCGACGGCCTTCCTGGTTTCCCCAAGCTTGAGAAAGCTTCACATGGCAAAAGGAACACCAATGGTAGCCGAGCAATTAAAGATACGTCGCCTGAAACTAGTCACAAGGACTCCGGGGCGAGTTccaccaaaaagaaagacaatGCAAAAAATGTAAGACCAACGCATTCGTCTTCAAAGCCTCAACAAAACACCATTAGTTCAATAAAAACCTCAGGGTCTGTGAGCCCAAGACTGCAACAGAAGAAGGTTGAGCAAGACAAACGATCTCGACCACCAACTCCTCCATCCGACACAAGTAAAACTAGATGGAAATCCAACCGAAAAGGAACCGATTCAGGTTCTCCCGTTGGAAAACCGAGAGTGAAACCTTCCCATGTCTGCCAAATGGATGACCAATCGAGTGAAATAAGCAACGAGTCGAGAACTTTGAGTAACCAGGGTGATGACATATCTCAACTATCTGATAGTAATTTATCCTTGGACTCAAAGACAGATATTGAAGTCACCAGCAGTGAGCTTCCTTCTGACATAAATGGCAGCCATATTTTACAAATGAAGACTTCAAAGGACTCGGATTCTCGCTTAACGGAAAAC GCAGAACTTGCTACACCTGCTCCTGAACATCCTAGTCCGATCTCCATTCTCGATGCTTCTATATATAGAGACAACGAACCGTCCCCGTCTCCGTCTCCTGTTAAGCAGACAAAAACCCTCAAAG GCAATAGGGAGTTGGGCTCTGCAAATTGTGGTGAATATCAATGGAGTGCCACAGATAACAGTGTGGAGCCTGGTCTTAGCACAGAAATCAACCGCAAGAAATTGCAAAACATTGACAACTTGGTTCAGAAGCTCAGGCGCCTGAACTCTCACTATGATGAAGCAAAAACAGATTACATTGCATCATTATGTGAGAATACTGACCCAGATAACAGATACATATCTGAAATATTGTTGGCTTCTGGCCTCTTACTTCGGGACCTCGGCTCGGGCTTGGCAACGTTTCAACTCCATCCATCTGGTCATCCAATCAACCCCGAGTTGTTCTTCGTTTTGGAACAAACCAAGACAGGCAGTTTGCTAAGAAAAGATGACTGCAGCTCTCATAAAGTTACAGATTCAAAACTGAGCCAGGAAAAAGCTCACCGTAAACTCATTTTTGATGTTGTTAATGAGTTTCTTGGCAGGAAGTTGTCTGTTGTTGCTGCATCAACTGAGCCTTGGACAACATCCAGAAAACTAGCAACTAAAACTCTTAGTGCTCAAAAGCTTTTGAAGGAGCTATGTTCCGAAATAGAACAGCTTCAAACTAAGAAACCCGAATGCAACTTCGAAGACGAGGACGATGGTTTGAAAAACATCTTAAAGGAGGATGTGATGCAAAGATCTGAGAGTTGGACTGATTTCTATGGCGACATCTCCAACGTCGTCTTAGACGCTGAAAGATTGATCTTCAAAGATTTAGTCGACGAAATCGTGTATGTTGGGGCTGCTCATTCACGCGCCAAGTCAGGCAGACGAAGACAGTTGTTTACCTGA
- the LOC111783124 gene encoding ninja-family protein AFP3-like isoform X1 → MREAGSGCADDLSLRLSPEMKRGREVSDSEPPDLTLRLSVGGVSSAKPKENSLTRSSSVIGMISQNSEAWKWDMRRQAASFLSLSRSCSLPVETDELSRMKLKQFQFFRRLEARKRLAEQRYGRAVAAAEDDKLAVAPPSASEMAAWAAASAAKSPALCRAIDRIKSNHGTLYRSYTMDGYGSVGSTKGSSSSQSSLESTEREPVVNSKTMASRKLEMPPQMNPAKRARVSNGWMGGERGMDVMRMMPSVSTIGEGPNGRKVEGFLYKYMRGQICIVCVCHGSFLTPAEFVRHAGGREVANPMKHIHVCCTSFALDKGRTHQEH, encoded by the exons aTGAGGGAAGCAGGTAGTGGATGTGCGGATGACCTGTCGCTGAGACTCTCACCGGAGATGAAAAGAGGAAGGGAGGTTTCTGATTCTGAACCGCCGGACCTTACTCTTAGGCTCTCTGTTGGTGGGGTTTCTAGTGCGAAGCCGAAGGAGAATTCCTTAACTCGATCCTCTTCGGTTATTGGAATGATTTCTCAGAACTCAGAGGCGTGGAAATGGGATATGCGGAGGCAGGCGGCTTCGTTTCTTTCCTTGTCGAGATCTTGCTCTCTTCCGGTCGAGACGGACGAGCTCAGTCGGATGAAGCTCAAGCAGTTTCAATTCTTCAGGAGGCTGGAGGCTAGAAAGAGGCTGGCGGAGCAGAGGTATGGCAGAGCAGTTGCGGCGGCGGAGGATGATAAGTTGGCCGTGGCGCCGCCATCGGCCTCTGAAATGGCTGCTTGGGCTGCCGCTTCTGCTGCAAAAAGTCCTGCCCTATGTCGTGCGATTGATAGGATCAAATCCAACCATGGAACCCTCTACCGGAGTTATACAATGGATG GATATGGAAGTGTGGGATCAACAAAGGGCTCATCCAGTTCTCAATCATCACTGGAATCAACTGAAAGAGAGCCAGTAGTGAACTCAAAAACAATGGCATCAAGAAAACTCGAGATGCCGCCACAGATGAACCCAGCGAAAAGAGCTAGAGTTTCCAATGGCTGGATGGGAGGGGAGAGAGGAATGGACGTGATGAGGATGATGCCGAGCGTGTCGACGATCGGGGAGGGGCCGAACGGGAGGAAGGTAGAAGGGTTCTTGTACAAGTACATGAGGGGACAAATCTGCATAGTGTGTGTGTGCCATGGAAGCTTTCTTACTCCTGCAGAGTTTGTGAGACATGCTGGTGGGAGGGAGGTGGCTAATCCCATGAAACACATCCATGTTTGCTGTACCTCATTTGCATT GGACAAGGGAAGAACACACCAAGAACATTGA
- the LOC111783486 gene encoding uncharacterized protein LOC111783486 — translation MAKASSSFFQTLKRYIKKPWEITGPCADPEYKLAVPSAIEYRIVCPASTKEKAIVPTSNPETVFDIKYYTRDQRRNRPPIRRTILKKPDVEKMMKETKFDPADFPKVYLTAAIEEDINARGGGYQK, via the coding sequence ATGGCCAAAGCTTCTTCCTCCTTCTTCCAAACCCTAAAGCGCTACATCAAGAAGCCTTGGGAGATCACCGGCCCGTGTGCAGATCCAGAGTACAAATTGGCCGTCCCGAGTGCCATAGAGTACAGGATCGTTTGCCCCGCCAGTACGAAGGAGAAAGCGATTGTCCCTACCTCCAATCCCGAGACCGTCTTTGATATTAAGTATTACACCCGCGACCAGCGTCGCAATCGCCCTCCAATTCGACGCACCATCCTCAAGAAACCTGACGTCgagaagatgatgaaggagACGAAGTTCGACCCTGCTGATTTCCCCAAAGTTTATCTGACTGCCGCGATCGAGGAGGATATAAATGCCCGTGGAGGTGGTTATCAAAAGTAG
- the LOC111783124 gene encoding ninja-family protein AFP3-like isoform X2: protein MREAGSGCADDLSLRLSPEMKRGREVSDSEPPDLTLRLSVGGVSSAKPKENSLTRSSSVIGMISQNSEAWKWDMRRQAASFLSLSRSCSLPVETDELSRMKLKQFQFFRRLEARKRLAEQRYGRAVAAAEDDKLAVAPPSASEMAAWAAASAAKSPALCRAIDRIKSNHGTLYRSYTMDGYGSVGSTKGSSSSQSSLESTEREPVVNSKTMASRKLEMPPQMNPAKRARVSNGWMGGERGMDVMRMMPSVSTIGEGPNGRKVEGFLYKYMRGQICIVCVCHGSFLTPAEFVRHAGGREVANPMKHIHVCCTSFAL, encoded by the exons aTGAGGGAAGCAGGTAGTGGATGTGCGGATGACCTGTCGCTGAGACTCTCACCGGAGATGAAAAGAGGAAGGGAGGTTTCTGATTCTGAACCGCCGGACCTTACTCTTAGGCTCTCTGTTGGTGGGGTTTCTAGTGCGAAGCCGAAGGAGAATTCCTTAACTCGATCCTCTTCGGTTATTGGAATGATTTCTCAGAACTCAGAGGCGTGGAAATGGGATATGCGGAGGCAGGCGGCTTCGTTTCTTTCCTTGTCGAGATCTTGCTCTCTTCCGGTCGAGACGGACGAGCTCAGTCGGATGAAGCTCAAGCAGTTTCAATTCTTCAGGAGGCTGGAGGCTAGAAAGAGGCTGGCGGAGCAGAGGTATGGCAGAGCAGTTGCGGCGGCGGAGGATGATAAGTTGGCCGTGGCGCCGCCATCGGCCTCTGAAATGGCTGCTTGGGCTGCCGCTTCTGCTGCAAAAAGTCCTGCCCTATGTCGTGCGATTGATAGGATCAAATCCAACCATGGAACCCTCTACCGGAGTTATACAATGGATG GATATGGAAGTGTGGGATCAACAAAGGGCTCATCCAGTTCTCAATCATCACTGGAATCAACTGAAAGAGAGCCAGTAGTGAACTCAAAAACAATGGCATCAAGAAAACTCGAGATGCCGCCACAGATGAACCCAGCGAAAAGAGCTAGAGTTTCCAATGGCTGGATGGGAGGGGAGAGAGGAATGGACGTGATGAGGATGATGCCGAGCGTGTCGACGATCGGGGAGGGGCCGAACGGGAGGAAGGTAGAAGGGTTCTTGTACAAGTACATGAGGGGACAAATCTGCATAGTGTGTGTGTGCCATGGAAGCTTTCTTACTCCTGCAGAGTTTGTGAGACATGCTGGTGGGAGGGAGGTGGCTAATCCCATGAAACACATCCATGTTTGCTGTACCTCATTTGCATTGTAA
- the LOC111783675 gene encoding uncharacterized protein LOC111783675 isoform X1: MDVSECDTSDGLEHKIKKRKQEQFDDAPIGNNMSSVHSGSEDASSMDKILSGNDSASAMFIICSKLESETEKMCNVHEKKQDGDRKMSEDMATEHGNLIYSVEMEEPSSMDTYKVESGISEDTGGMRNHDDHENVANVTEELSEETVDARKDCHSREQFSDSGNHSPCNEQEFERDRSLKSSDVEQINGGGAVEEASVFGSVGEHDDETSTSKELITSTPCCIPPELDNAETVKEEVVCFSGSGETSSGVDAIIEEKTPTPVLDTSEKGDSIGCSRKKLLVLDVNGLLADFICYVPYGYKPDLVIGQKAVFKRPFCDDFIKFCFERFEVGVWSSRTRRNVDMAIDFLMGDFRQKLLFCWDQSHCTDTTFSTVENKHKPLVLKQIKKLWKYLKPREFNASNTLLLDDSPHKALCNPANTAIFPVTYRFRDTDDTSLGPGGDLRVYLEGLSMAENVQKYVEQNPFGQRPITEKNPSWKFYRRIIYFVERRNDQEDASSFIWN, translated from the exons ATGGATGTTTCAGAATGTGACACAAGCGATGGCTTGGAGCATAAAATCAAAAAGAGAAAGCAAGAACAGTTTGATGATGCTCCTATAGGAAACAATATGAGCAGTGTTCATTCAGGTTCTGAAGATGCATCTTCAATGGATAAAATCCTCTCTGGAAATGATTCTGCTTCTGCCATGTTCATTATATGCTCTAAGTTGGAATCTGAAACAGAAAAGATGTGTAATGTTCATGAAAAGAAGCAGGACGGTGACCGAAAAATGTCCGAGGATATGGCGACAGAGCATGGAAATCTTATATATAGTGTTGAAATGGAAGAGCCAAGTTCCATGGATACTTACAAAGTAGAGTCTGGAATCTCTGAAGATACAGGTGGTATGAGAAATCATGATGATCATGAAAACGTTGCCAATGTTACTGAAGAACTGAGCGAGGAGACGGTAGATGCGAGGAAGGATTGTCATTCTAGAGAACAATTCTCCGACTCTGGTAATCATTCTCCATGTAATGAGCAGGAATTTGAGAGGGATCGTTCATTGAAAAGTTCCGATGTAGAACAGATAAATGGGGGAGGCGCTGTGGAGGAAGCTTCTGTTTTCGGTTCGGTTGGTGAGCATGATGATGAGACTTCAACAAGCAAGGAACTGATTACATCAACTCCTTGCTGCATACCTCCTGAACTGGATAATGCTGAAACTGTGAAGGAAGAAGTTGTATGTTTCTCGGGTTCTGGTGAGACGAGCAGTGGTGTTGACGCTATCATCGAAGAGAAAACTCCGACGCCAGTATTGGATACTTCAGAGAAAGGAGATTCTATTGGTTGTTCGAGGAAAAAGCTTCTTGTTCTCGATGTAAACGGACTGCTTGcagattttatttgttatgttCCATATGGATATAAGCCAGACCTTGTAATTGGACAAAAAGCAG TGTTCAAGAGGCCATTTTGTGACGATTTTATTAAGTTCTGTTTCGAAAGATTCGAGGTGGGCGTTTGGTCATCGAGAACTCG GAGAAATGTGGACATGGCCATAGATTTTCTAATGGGAGACTTCAGAcaaaaattactattttgcTGG GATCAGTCACATTGTACCGACACCACGTTCTCAACCGTTGAGAACAAGCACAAGCCTTTAGTCTTAAAGCAAATCAAGAAGCTGTGGAAATACCTTAAGCCACGAGAGTTCAATGCATCAAACACTCTACTGTTGGATGATTCCCCACACAAGGCATTGTGCAACCCG GCAAACACTGCAATTTTTCCTGTAACATATCGGTTTAGAGATACTGACGATACGTCGTTAG GACCGGGGGGCGATCTTCGGGTTTACCTGGAAGGTCTATCAATGGCAGAAAATGTTCAAAAATACGTCGAGCAGAATCCTTTCGGTCAACGCCCCATTACAGAAAAGAACCCGTCTTGGAAGTTTTATAGGCGGATCATATATTTCGTTGAGCGCAGAAATGATCAGGAGGATGCCAGTTCCTTCATATGGAACTGA
- the LOC111783675 gene encoding uncharacterized protein LOC111783675 isoform X2, with the protein MDVSECDTSDGLEHKIKKRKQEQFDDAPIGNNMSSVHSGSEDASSMDKILSGNDSASAMFIICSKLESETEKMCNVHEKKQDGDRKMSEDMATEHGNLIYSVEMEEPSSMDTYKVESGISEDTGGMRNHDDHENVANVTEELSEETVDARKDCHSREQFSDSGNHSPCNEQEFERDRSLKSSDVEQINGGGAVEEASVFGSVGEHDDETSTSKELITSTPCCIPPELDNAETVKEEVVCFSGSGETSSGVDAIIEEKTPTPVLDTSEKGDSIGCSRKKLLVLDVNGLLADFICYVPYGYKPDLVIGQKAVFKRPFCDDFIKFCFERFEVGVWSSRTRRNVDMAIDFLMGDFRQKLLFCWDQSHCTDTTFSTVENKHKPLVLKQIKKLWKYLKPREFNASNTLLLDDSPHKALCNPDRGAIFGFTWKVYQWQKMFKNTSSRILSVNAPLQKRTRLGSFIGGSYISLSAEMIRRMPVPSYGTEKGTLERHFQSCWYIPLYG; encoded by the exons ATGGATGTTTCAGAATGTGACACAAGCGATGGCTTGGAGCATAAAATCAAAAAGAGAAAGCAAGAACAGTTTGATGATGCTCCTATAGGAAACAATATGAGCAGTGTTCATTCAGGTTCTGAAGATGCATCTTCAATGGATAAAATCCTCTCTGGAAATGATTCTGCTTCTGCCATGTTCATTATATGCTCTAAGTTGGAATCTGAAACAGAAAAGATGTGTAATGTTCATGAAAAGAAGCAGGACGGTGACCGAAAAATGTCCGAGGATATGGCGACAGAGCATGGAAATCTTATATATAGTGTTGAAATGGAAGAGCCAAGTTCCATGGATACTTACAAAGTAGAGTCTGGAATCTCTGAAGATACAGGTGGTATGAGAAATCATGATGATCATGAAAACGTTGCCAATGTTACTGAAGAACTGAGCGAGGAGACGGTAGATGCGAGGAAGGATTGTCATTCTAGAGAACAATTCTCCGACTCTGGTAATCATTCTCCATGTAATGAGCAGGAATTTGAGAGGGATCGTTCATTGAAAAGTTCCGATGTAGAACAGATAAATGGGGGAGGCGCTGTGGAGGAAGCTTCTGTTTTCGGTTCGGTTGGTGAGCATGATGATGAGACTTCAACAAGCAAGGAACTGATTACATCAACTCCTTGCTGCATACCTCCTGAACTGGATAATGCTGAAACTGTGAAGGAAGAAGTTGTATGTTTCTCGGGTTCTGGTGAGACGAGCAGTGGTGTTGACGCTATCATCGAAGAGAAAACTCCGACGCCAGTATTGGATACTTCAGAGAAAGGAGATTCTATTGGTTGTTCGAGGAAAAAGCTTCTTGTTCTCGATGTAAACGGACTGCTTGcagattttatttgttatgttCCATATGGATATAAGCCAGACCTTGTAATTGGACAAAAAGCAG TGTTCAAGAGGCCATTTTGTGACGATTTTATTAAGTTCTGTTTCGAAAGATTCGAGGTGGGCGTTTGGTCATCGAGAACTCG GAGAAATGTGGACATGGCCATAGATTTTCTAATGGGAGACTTCAGAcaaaaattactattttgcTGG GATCAGTCACATTGTACCGACACCACGTTCTCAACCGTTGAGAACAAGCACAAGCCTTTAGTCTTAAAGCAAATCAAGAAGCTGTGGAAATACCTTAAGCCACGAGAGTTCAATGCATCAAACACTCTACTGTTGGATGATTCCCCACACAAGGCATTGTGCAACCCG GACCGGGGGGCGATCTTCGGGTTTACCTGGAAGGTCTATCAATGGCAGAAAATGTTCAAAAATACGTCGAGCAGAATCCTTTCGGTCAACGCCCCATTACAGAAAAGAACCCGTCTTGGAAGTTTTATAGGCGGATCATATATTTCGTTGAGCGCAGAAATGATCAGGAGGATGCCAGTTCCTTCATATGGAACTGAAAAAGGTACACTTGAGAGGCATTTTCAATCTTGTTGGTATATCCCTTTGTATGGATAG